The following coding sequences lie in one Palaemon carinicauda isolate YSFRI2023 chromosome 7, ASM3689809v2, whole genome shotgun sequence genomic window:
- the LOC137643834 gene encoding uncharacterized protein, with the protein MKTGAADKISSSHVMEINTSYATPLVKKEVNSPPLGSPHLGSPSCRPVPPPKSTTWRMMLWQPTLSSSEFFSSNKNKKNSNRCCCTNTNNSSSSWPNSTKNSCNSI; encoded by the exons atAAAATATCATCGTCTCACGTTATGGAAATAAATACTTCATATGCCACCCCGTTGGTTAAAAAAG AGGTGAACAGCCCGCCCCTGGGGTCACCTCACCTGGGCTCGCCCAGCTGCCGCCCTGTTCCACCACCGAAATCCACAACATGGCGAATGATGCTGTGGCAGCCGACACTTTCCAGCAGCGAATTCTTCAG CtcaaacaagaacaagaaaaacagCAACAGATGCTGCTGCACCAAtaccaacaacagcagcagcagctggCCGAACAGCACGAAAAACAGCTGCAACAGCATATAA